The genomic segment CGGAGAGCACGAGCGTCCCACCCGGCGTCAGCGCCCGCCGCAACGCGGTCAGGGAACGGTTGCCGACCAGGTCGAACACCACGTCGTGGCGGCGCCCGTCGCGCGTGAAGTCGTCGCGGGTGTAGTCGACCACGTGGTCGGCGCCGAGCGAGCGGACCAGCGCGACATTGCGGGTGCGGCACACGCCGGTCACCGTCGCGCCGAGCGCCTTGGCCAACTGGACGGCGAGCGTGCCGACGCCGCCGGAGGCCCCGTTGATCAGGACGCGGTGGCCGGGCCGGACCTGCCCGGCGTCGCGCAGACCCTGGAGCGCGGTGACGCCGGCGAGCGGCAGGGCCGCTGCCTGCGCCGGCGTCAGGTTCGCCGGCCGCGGCGCGACCAGGTGCTCGGGCACGCGGACGTACTCGGCGAACGCGCCGTCGGCCTCGCCGAGGTCGCCGAAGACGGCGTCGCCGGGGCGTACGTGCCGCACCTGGGCGCCGACGGCCTCGACCCGGCCGGCGACGTCGCGGCCACGGATGCGGGCGCGGGGCCGCCCGAGGCCGAGCGCCAGCCGCGACAGCCGGGGGTCGCCGCGCATGACGTGCCAGTCGTACGCGTTCACGGCGGCGGCCTCGACCCGCACGAGGACGTCGCCGGGGCCGGGTTCGGGCGTCTCGACATCGGCCAGCGCGAGTGTCTCCGGGGGGCCGTACCGGTCCTGGACGATCGCCTTCATGTCCCTGCTCCCTCCCAGGTGTACGGCGTACACCGTGATGGGACCAGCCTAGGTGTACGCCGTACACCCGTCAAGACGGTTACTGTGTCAACGGCCACCGGGAGGGACTGGGGACGACATGGCTGAGCAGGTGGAGACGGTGCGCCGGACGCCGCTGACCAGGGATCGCGTCCTGCGTACCGCCGTCGCGCT from the Micromonospora sp. WMMA1947 genome contains:
- a CDS encoding NAD(P)-dependent alcohol dehydrogenase, which translates into the protein MKAIVQDRYGPPETLALADVETPEPGPGDVLVRVEAAAVNAYDWHVMRGDPRLSRLALGLGRPRARIRGRDVAGRVEAVGAQVRHVRPGDAVFGDLGEADGAFAEYVRVPEHLVAPRPANLTPAQAAALPLAGVTALQGLRDAGQVRPGHRVLINGASGGVGTLAVQLAKALGATVTGVCRTRNVALVRSLGADHVVDYTRDDFTRDGRRHDVVFDLVGNRSLTALRRALTPGGTLVLSGGGVYRGGSLLGPIGLLARGRLLAPVVRQRVVVLATSPGRAHLDVLREHAEAGRLTPVIDRTYPLCEVPEAIRYLESEHARAKVVITV